A genomic stretch from Mycobacterium cookii includes:
- a CDS encoding proline-rich domain-containing protein, with protein MAPLAVDPEALDGAGVAVISAGDGLASVISTLTTALAGCNGMAGNDPAGAAFGRTYNASASKLLEAMATTRNGLCRLGDGVRVSAHNYSTAEARSNISGHAQPLPAPPPTGSISAGSAPSAVGNGVAAPAGWGWVSKYIGMIWPNGDSAKLRSAAAAWTSAGTQFEVGEIVGSVGPIGSIGAQQIPEGPAIAEAFSAANRSAAGILQQCATIATQLTSLATKIDTVHAAILDLLSRICNPLTGIKEVWEFLTDDDEDEIRKIANDIRIIVDQFTAEVDALRQEIARPLHEATTIVSTMARYAEKEWDHFLHDTDVGRALDHAGQIFKGMFTEVEGLVESFWTFNPARAVLDPNGFWRSVAGAVDKAESLTGLDGEQKLADSWKEVGKDTLHWDEWNTNPFQAAGESVFDVATLLLPGGVLSKLPKLGRLAAETAERSEDFHPFAPLGEAAPPQHNPVQRSEPPRGGQPAPAPEPKKPMPPYGLTDSKNAVGQKPPGTTASKPVEPGHPSAPTSAPQGGTIGPPSSPTAHAGVTAPPATPPAGRLPETPSRHADSIIQEHGSDDAAVPGLSEEKRDEILAMPKGSRPHPSEYLSPEYIEHHLDKFHEGVTRFMPESNLAKYGIAQQDGTSFVMPRSEADALISATHGDPRAVEEALGLAEGFLDSNNIVRIDIDHPDQFNLRVPSGNEAGANEQWIPGGKLPNGASEAVVDGGKIPEPDYRATNVFPAEEGRR; from the coding sequence TCATCTCGACGCTGACCACGGCGCTCGCCGGATGCAACGGGATGGCCGGCAACGACCCAGCTGGGGCAGCGTTCGGCCGCACCTACAACGCGTCGGCGTCCAAGCTGCTGGAGGCGATGGCCACCACCCGTAATGGATTGTGCCGCTTGGGCGACGGGGTGCGGGTTTCGGCACACAACTATTCGACGGCCGAAGCGAGGTCGAACATCTCAGGACACGCCCAACCCCTTCCCGCGCCACCTCCAACCGGATCGATCTCGGCCGGCTCCGCGCCGTCAGCGGTCGGCAACGGCGTGGCCGCACCGGCAGGCTGGGGCTGGGTATCGAAATACATCGGGATGATCTGGCCGAATGGCGACTCGGCCAAGCTACGAAGCGCTGCGGCCGCATGGACAAGCGCCGGAACACAATTCGAAGTTGGCGAGATAGTCGGGTCCGTCGGCCCGATAGGCAGCATCGGCGCCCAGCAGATTCCCGAAGGCCCGGCGATTGCCGAGGCATTCTCCGCTGCCAACCGCAGCGCCGCCGGAATCCTGCAGCAGTGCGCCACGATCGCGACTCAGCTCACGTCACTGGCGACCAAGATCGACACCGTCCACGCGGCGATCCTCGATCTGTTGTCGCGCATCTGCAATCCGCTCACCGGGATCAAAGAAGTCTGGGAGTTCCTGACCGACGACGACGAAGACGAAATCAGGAAAATCGCCAACGACATTCGCATCATCGTCGATCAGTTCACCGCCGAGGTCGACGCATTGCGTCAGGAGATCGCCAGACCCCTCCACGAGGCGACCACGATTGTGTCGACAATGGCCCGCTACGCCGAAAAGGAGTGGGACCACTTCCTACACGACACCGATGTCGGCCGAGCGTTGGATCACGCCGGCCAGATATTCAAGGGGATGTTCACTGAAGTCGAAGGCTTGGTCGAAAGCTTCTGGACCTTCAACCCGGCACGAGCCGTACTCGACCCAAACGGCTTCTGGCGCTCAGTCGCTGGTGCGGTCGACAAAGCGGAGTCACTGACCGGCTTGGACGGTGAGCAGAAGCTCGCAGACTCATGGAAGGAAGTCGGCAAGGACACACTGCACTGGGATGAGTGGAATACCAACCCCTTCCAGGCCGCGGGCGAATCCGTCTTCGACGTCGCGACGTTGCTGCTCCCAGGCGGTGTCCTGTCGAAACTGCCCAAGCTCGGGCGGCTCGCTGCAGAAACCGCCGAGCGGTCCGAGGACTTTCATCCGTTCGCGCCGCTCGGCGAAGCGGCGCCGCCCCAACATAACCCGGTCCAGCGCAGCGAACCGCCCAGAGGCGGACAGCCGGCTCCCGCACCGGAGCCCAAAAAGCCGATGCCGCCGTACGGACTCACCGATTCGAAGAACGCGGTCGGCCAAAAGCCGCCCGGAACAACAGCTTCCAAGCCCGTCGAGCCGGGACATCCCAGTGCGCCGACATCGGCGCCACAGGGAGGAACGATCGGGCCGCCGTCGTCCCCGACCGCACACGCCGGAGTCACCGCCCCGCCAGCGACTCCTCCTGCCGGGCGTCTACCTGAGACGCCATCCCGTCACGCCGACAGCATCATTCAAGAGCACGGAAGCGATGACGCGGCCGTACCAGGCCTGTCCGAGGAGAAGCGCGATGAGATCCTCGCGATGCCGAAGGGCAGTCGTCCCCATCCAAGCGAATACCTCTCCCCCGAGTACATCGAGCACCATCTCGACAAGTTCCATGAAGGCGTGACTCGGTTCATGCCTGAAAGCAACCTGGCGAAGTATGGAATCGCCCAACAGGATGGAACTTCGTTTGTGATGCCGAGGAGCGAAGCAGACGCGTTGATTAGTGCGACCCACGGAGATCCGCGCGCCGTGGAGGAAGCATTGGGCCTGGCGGAGGGCTTTCTCGACTCGAACAACATCGTGAGAATCGATATAGACCATCCAGATCAATTCAATCTGCGGGTGCCATCCGGCAACGAAGCAGGTGCGAATGAGCAATGGATTCCAGGTGGTAAGTTGCCCAACGGCGCATCGGAAGCGGTCGTCGACGGCGGGAAAATACCCGAACCGGATTATCGCGCTACCAACGTATTCCCTGCAGAAGAGGGCCGGCGGTGA